A genomic window from Winogradskyella sp. J14-2 includes:
- a CDS encoding DUF4271 domain-containing protein: MRDYVTYEWFTILTILGIFALTTAKYINALRFSDFISIIGNSKYLKIYSKDQKFIDPFDGLLFLNLTFSGSIFLFFAYSIFVSPLTFELVSFLKLLLALATVVIIKTLLERLIASLFEIDNIVDAYLFQKITFLNYSGLILILSNLLLLYTSLDSKIVIITSFGTILLINLIGFMTSFKNHQKIINPNFFYFLLYLCALEIAPYILLYKVISEYNV, translated from the coding sequence ATGAGGGATTACGTTACTTACGAGTGGTTTACGATACTGACTATATTGGGGATTTTTGCTCTAACAACGGCTAAGTATATTAACGCATTACGTTTCAGTGATTTTATATCCATTATAGGAAACTCCAAGTATTTAAAAATATATAGTAAAGACCAGAAATTTATAGATCCTTTTGACGGTCTACTGTTTCTTAATCTAACCTTTTCGGGTAGTATTTTTTTATTTTTTGCCTACTCTATCTTTGTTTCTCCATTGACCTTTGAGTTGGTTTCATTCTTAAAATTACTTTTAGCACTTGCAACTGTAGTTATTATTAAAACGCTTCTAGAGCGTCTTATAGCTAGTCTTTTTGAAATAGACAATATTGTAGACGCCTACCTGTTTCAAAAGATTACTTTTCTTAATTATTCTGGTTTAATCCTCATTTTAAGTAATTTATTGTTATTGTATACAAGCTTAGATTCAAAAATTGTGATAATTACATCTTTTGGTACGATTTTATTAATAAATCTCATTGGATTTATGACATCATTTAAAAACCATCAAAAAATAATAAATCCCAACTTTTTCTATTTTTTATTGTATCTTTGCGCTCTCGAAATTGCACCTTATATCCTTTTATATAAGGTAATTAGCGAGTATAACGTATAA
- a CDS encoding dihydroorotase — protein sequence MKRQTLIKNAKIVNEGKIVEGDIHIEDDFIKEIDSSISVKSADITVIDAEGNYVLPGMIDDQVHFREPGLTHKANIQTESKAALAGGITSFIEMPNTNPQTTTVEKLEEKFAMAAETSYANYSFMFGGTNDNLDEILKVNPKTVAGLKLFLGSSTGNMLVDNPKVLEKIFSSTDMVISVHCEDEATIRKNLAKYKAEYGDNIPMELHPVIRSEEACYLSSSKAIELAKKTGARLHVFHLSTGKETNLFTNKIPLKDKKITSEVCIHHLWFSDEDYAKKGSHIKWNPAVKTANDRAQLLKALLDDRIDVIATDHAPHTLEEKSNPYTSAPSGGPLVQHALVALLEMHHQGKISIEKIVEKACHNPAILFDVEKRGYIREGYYADLVIVDINNPWTVNKGNILYKCGWSPFEGNTFKSRVTHTILNGQLVYNNFKVLNVKAAKRLTFNR from the coding sequence ATGAAACGACAAACCCTCATTAAAAATGCCAAAATTGTCAACGAAGGAAAAATAGTTGAAGGCGATATACACATTGAAGACGATTTTATTAAAGAAATAGATAGTTCTATTAGCGTAAAGTCTGCGGACATAACGGTGATTGATGCCGAAGGCAATTACGTTCTGCCAGGCATGATTGATGATCAAGTGCATTTTAGAGAGCCAGGACTAACACACAAAGCAAATATACAAACAGAGTCTAAGGCTGCATTAGCAGGTGGTATTACTTCGTTTATAGAAATGCCAAATACCAACCCTCAAACCACAACTGTAGAAAAGCTTGAAGAAAAATTTGCCATGGCTGCAGAGACCTCTTACGCTAACTATTCATTTATGTTTGGAGGTACCAATGATAATCTAGATGAGATATTAAAAGTAAATCCCAAAACCGTTGCAGGATTAAAATTGTTTCTAGGCTCATCTACCGGAAACATGTTAGTAGACAACCCAAAAGTGCTTGAGAAAATTTTTTCTAGTACCGATATGGTGATCTCAGTACATTGCGAAGATGAAGCCACAATACGCAAAAACTTAGCAAAATACAAAGCAGAATACGGTGACAATATCCCAATGGAATTACACCCAGTTATTAGAAGTGAGGAGGCATGCTATTTGTCATCTTCAAAAGCTATAGAACTAGCAAAAAAGACAGGTGCCAGATTGCACGTTTTTCATTTATCTACAGGAAAGGAAACTAACCTCTTTACCAATAAAATCCCTTTAAAAGATAAAAAAATTACATCAGAGGTTTGTATACACCACCTTTGGTTTTCGGACGAAGATTACGCTAAGAAGGGAAGTCATATCAAATGGAATCCTGCGGTAAAAACAGCGAATGACAGAGCGCAATTGCTAAAGGCATTACTAGACGACAGAATCGATGTCATAGCTACAGACCACGCGCCGCATACCCTCGAAGAGAAAAGTAATCCTTACACAAGCGCTCCTTCCGGAGGTCCATTAGTGCAACACGCCTTAGTTGCATTGCTAGAAATGCATCATCAGGGCAAAATTTCTATTGAAAAAATCGTTGAAAAAGCATGTCATAATCCTGCTATTCTTTTTGATGTAGAGAAACGCGGTTATATCAGAGAAGGTTATTATGCAGATTTAGTTATTGTAGATATTAATAACCCTTGGACGGTTAACAAAGGAAATATTTTATATAAATGTGGTTGGTCACCTTTTGAGGGTAATACCTTTAAGAGTAGAGTAACACACACCATTTTAAATGGCCAGTTGGTATACAACAATTTTAAGGTACTAAATGTTAAAGCTGCAAAGCGACTAACCTTTAATAGATGA
- a CDS encoding polyprenol monophosphomannose synthase produces MSDALVIIPTYNEVENIETIIRAVFSQDKSFHVLVVDDNSPDGTAKEVKSLQKAYAVQLHLLQRKQKDGLGAAYIAGFKWALEHAYNYVFEMDADFSHNPDDLIKLYNACAVHNADIAVGSRYVKGITVVNWPLSRILLSYGASRYVRLITGMQVKDSTAGFVCYKKNVLESINLDKVKFVGYAFQIEMKFKAHKKGFKIVEIPVIFKDRIKGKSKMSGSIIFEAIFGVISLKLKSLITKY; encoded by the coding sequence ATGTCGGACGCACTTGTTATAATCCCAACATATAATGAGGTCGAAAATATAGAAACCATAATAAGAGCTGTATTTTCACAAGACAAATCATTTCATGTTTTAGTGGTCGACGATAACTCACCAGATGGCACTGCTAAAGAGGTTAAATCCCTTCAGAAAGCGTACGCTGTGCAATTACATCTTTTACAACGCAAACAAAAAGATGGTCTTGGTGCAGCCTATATTGCAGGTTTTAAATGGGCGTTAGAGCATGCTTATAACTACGTTTTTGAAATGGATGCCGATTTTTCTCATAATCCAGATGATTTAATAAAGTTGTACAATGCATGCGCAGTTCATAATGCCGATATAGCAGTTGGCTCAAGATATGTTAAGGGCATTACAGTAGTTAACTGGCCTCTATCTAGAATATTATTGTCTTACGGTGCATCACGTTATGTTAGATTAATTACAGGTATGCAGGTAAAAGATTCTACAGCAGGTTTTGTATGCTATAAGAAAAACGTATTAGAATCTATAAATCTTGACAAAGTGAAGTTTGTGGGCTATGCTTTTCAGATTGAAATGAAATTTAAAGCGCACAAAAAAGGTTTTAAAATTGTAGAAATTCCTGTTATTTTTAAAGATAGAATTAAAGGCAAATCAAAAATGAGCGGAAGCATAATTTTTGAAGCTATTTTTGGAGTTATTAGTTTGAAATTGAAAAGTTTAATTACAAAGTATTAA
- a CDS encoding uroporphyrinogen-III synthase, giving the protein MKVKTILVSQPEPKIENSPYFDLQEKQKVKVDFRPFIHVEGVSAKEIRQQKIDLNKFTAIILTSRNSVDHFFRVADEMRFKVPDTMKYFCQSEAVAYYLQKYVVYRKRKIYVGKRNFEDLTPLIKKYKDESFLLPTTDKVKPIIPETLDSLEVNWKQATFYRTVISDLSDLANVYYDILVFFSPSGIESLFHNFPDFKQNDTRIAVFGNTTIKAVKEKGLRVDIAAPTPETPSMTMALQKYIDSVNKGK; this is encoded by the coding sequence ATGAAAGTGAAGACGATTTTAGTATCGCAGCCAGAGCCTAAAATAGAAAATTCTCCATACTTTGACTTGCAAGAAAAGCAAAAGGTTAAAGTTGACTTTAGACCTTTTATACACGTAGAGGGTGTTTCTGCAAAAGAAATTAGACAGCAAAAAATAGATCTTAATAAGTTTACTGCAATTATTCTTACCAGTAGAAATTCTGTAGATCACTTCTTTAGAGTAGCAGATGAAATGCGCTTTAAAGTGCCCGACACCATGAAATACTTCTGTCAATCCGAGGCTGTTGCCTACTATTTACAAAAGTATGTCGTCTATAGAAAGCGAAAGATATATGTAGGTAAGCGTAATTTTGAAGATTTAACACCTTTAATTAAAAAGTACAAGGACGAATCATTTTTATTACCTACCACAGATAAGGTTAAACCCATTATTCCTGAAACTTTAGATAGTCTAGAGGTAAATTGGAAACAAGCTACGTTTTACAGAACGGTAATCAGTGATTTATCTGATTTAGCTAATGTATACTATGATATTTTGGTGTTTTTTAGTCCATCAGGTATTGAATCTTTGTTTCATAATTTCCCAGACTTTAAGCAAAACGATACGCGTATCGCAGTATTTGGAAACACAACCATAAAGGCTGTAAAAGAAAAGGGCTTGCGCGTAGATATTGCTGCCCCAACACCAGAAACACCATCTATGACTATGGCACTACAGAAGTACATTGATAGTGTTAACAAAGGAAAATAA
- the ald gene encoding alanine dehydrogenase codes for MKIGVPEEIKNNENRVGMTPAGVYELIKNDHTVYVQKNAGLGSGFFDEDYKEVGATILDTIEEVYASAEMIVKVKEPITVEYDLIKPHHVVFTYFHFASSEPLTKAMLKSKAVCIAYETVEDEDGTLPLLTPMSEVAGRMAIQQGAKYLEKPIKGRGVLLGGVPGVPPGKVLVLGAGTVGTQAAKMAAGLGAHVTIMDINMKQLRYVNDVMPNHVVTEFSSEFNIRKRIKDHDLIVGGVLLKGAKAPNLITRDMLKDMRPGTVIVDVAVDQGGCVETSKPTTHEDPTYIIDDVVHYCVANMPGAVPYTSTLALTNVTLPYVIRLANQGWEVACAKDQSLKKGINIAKGKIIYEEIAEAFNWSVDAI; via the coding sequence ATGAAAATCGGAGTCCCAGAAGAAATCAAGAACAACGAAAACCGTGTTGGTATGACACCAGCTGGCGTTTATGAACTTATTAAAAATGACCACACTGTTTATGTTCAAAAAAATGCTGGATTAGGCAGTGGCTTTTTTGATGAAGATTACAAAGAGGTTGGCGCTACCATTCTCGATACGATAGAGGAGGTTTATGCTTCTGCCGAAATGATTGTAAAAGTAAAAGAACCTATTACCGTTGAATATGATTTAATTAAACCACATCATGTGGTATTTACCTATTTCCATTTTGCGTCTAGCGAACCCCTAACTAAAGCGATGTTAAAAAGCAAAGCAGTTTGTATTGCCTATGAAACTGTTGAAGACGAAGATGGCACATTACCATTATTAACACCAATGTCTGAAGTGGCAGGTCGTATGGCGATTCAACAAGGAGCAAAATATCTTGAAAAACCAATTAAAGGACGTGGAGTTTTACTCGGAGGTGTGCCTGGAGTACCACCAGGAAAAGTACTGGTTTTAGGTGCTGGTACTGTTGGTACACAAGCCGCTAAAATGGCAGCCGGTTTGGGTGCTCATGTTACGATTATGGATATTAACATGAAGCAATTACGTTATGTTAATGATGTAATGCCAAACCATGTAGTTACGGAATTTTCTAGCGAATTCAATATTAGAAAACGTATTAAAGATCACGATTTAATAGTTGGTGGTGTATTATTAAAAGGCGCAAAAGCGCCAAACTTAATCACCAGAGATATGCTTAAAGATATGCGACCAGGAACTGTTATAGTTGATGTTGCCGTAGATCAAGGAGGTTGTGTGGAGACTTCAAAACCAACTACTCACGAAGACCCAACTTACATTATAGATGATGTGGTACACTATTGTGTGGCAAATATGCCGGGAGCTGTGCCATATACATCGACATTAGCGTTAACAAATGTCACTTTACCTTATGTGATTAGATTGGCCAATCAAGGCTGGGAAGTAGCTTGTGCTAAAGACCAATCGCTGAAAAAAGGAATAAATATAGCTAAGGGTAAAATTATTTATGAAGAGATTGCAGAAGCTTTCAATTGGTCGGTAGATGCTATTTGA
- a CDS encoding MCP four helix bundle domain-containing protein: protein MTFFNKIKWILGILLVFVLIAITNLIDRNNFVRVRDSVVTIYEDRLVAKELIYKISKSVNKKEIALTTRDSSFFIEKNPKLNSQINNYISRFEQTKLTQEESKIFEDLKSNFNSLFDAEKNKLNSNAENYTTLFALIADINDNLDDLSIIQISEGSKQLAISKKAINTVELFTQIEIYLLVFLAIVIQIIVIYNPKVKK, encoded by the coding sequence ATGACGTTCTTCAATAAAATAAAATGGATTCTGGGTATTCTTTTGGTTTTTGTATTGATTGCTATTACTAATCTTATTGATAGAAACAACTTTGTAAGAGTAAGAGATTCTGTTGTAACAATCTATGAAGACCGATTGGTAGCTAAGGAATTAATCTACAAAATTTCTAAATCGGTTAATAAAAAGGAAATCGCTTTAACAACAAGAGATTCTAGCTTTTTTATAGAAAAAAACCCAAAACTAAACAGCCAGATAAACAACTACATATCACGTTTTGAACAAACAAAGCTTACTCAAGAAGAAAGTAAAATATTTGAAGATTTAAAATCAAACTTTAACTCGTTATTTGATGCTGAGAAGAACAAACTAAATTCAAATGCCGAAAACTACACAACATTATTTGCCCTTATTGCTGATATAAATGATAATTTAGATGATCTGTCTATAATACAAATTAGTGAGGGCAGTAAACAATTGGCTATCAGCAAAAAAGCAATAAATACAGTAGAACTTTTTACACAGATTGAAATTTATCTATTAGTATTTCTTGCTATAGTTATACAAATTATTGTTATCTATAATCCTAAAGTGAAAAAATAA
- a CDS encoding zinc metallopeptidase has product MLGYYILIGAIALVSWAVSSQLKRKFAKYSKVQLRNGMSGREIAEKMLADNGIYDVEVISTPGQLTDHYNPKNKTVNLSEAVYNQRNAAAAAVAAHEVGHAVQHAQAYGALGMRSALVPIVSVTSGMSQWLVIGGLILGAAAGVGLGYWVAVAGLVFMGFATLFSFITLPVEYDASNRALAWLKAKNMVTPEEYKGSEDALKWAARTYLVAAIGALASLLYWALQVFGGRD; this is encoded by the coding sequence ATGTTAGGATATTATATATTGATTGGAGCCATTGCGCTTGTAAGCTGGGCAGTAAGCAGCCAGCTAAAGCGTAAATTTGCAAAGTATTCAAAAGTCCAGTTAAGAAATGGTATGTCAGGTAGAGAAATTGCAGAGAAAATGCTTGCGGATAATGGAATATACGATGTAGAGGTGATTTCTACACCAGGACAATTAACAGATCACTATAACCCAAAGAACAAGACAGTAAACCTTAGTGAAGCCGTTTATAATCAGCGCAATGCCGCCGCCGCTGCTGTTGCAGCTCATGAGGTTGGTCACGCGGTACAACATGCGCAAGCGTATGGTGCGTTGGGTATGCGCTCTGCTTTGGTGCCAATAGTTAGTGTTACTTCTGGAATGTCACAATGGTTAGTGATCGGTGGTTTAATTTTGGGTGCAGCAGCTGGTGTGGGCTTAGGCTACTGGGTAGCTGTAGCTGGTTTGGTATTTATGGGCTTTGCGACATTATTTAGCTTTATAACATTACCTGTAGAATACGATGCAAGTAACAGAGCCTTAGCTTGGTTAAAAGCAAAAAACATGGTGACTCCAGAAGAATATAAAGGCTCTGAAGATGCGCTTAAATGGGCAGCTCGGACGTATTTAGTAGCCGCAATAGGTGCGTTAGCCTCATTATTATATTGGGCGCTACAAGTGTTTGGCGGAAGAGATTAA
- the pckA gene encoding phosphoenolpyruvate carboxykinase (ATP) — protein MVNHTQSTKSISLENYGIKNAKVHYQLEPSKLQEITLEKGMGKETANGTLAISTGKFTGRSPEDRFLVKDNYTEDRIWWGKSNKPISSEHFDFLQSEIENYLSGKEIYARDGYVCADPNYKMNVRTITEYPWSNMFVYNMFLRPSEEELKDFKEEWLVLCAPGYECPNPEAHGLRQGNFSILNFTKKIALVGGSAYTGEMKKGIFTALNFILPVEKNVLPMHCSANVGENGETAIFFGLSGTGKTTLSTDHSRRLIGDDEHGWTAENTVFNFEGGCYAKAINLSEEQEPEIFGAIKPGALLENIIMDDQGNVDFADTSITQNTRVSYPIYHIDNIQQPSIGKNPKNIFFLTADAFGVLPPISKLTPAQAAYHFISGYTAKVAGTEAGVVEPQPSFSACFGAPFMPLHPAEYADMLSKKMKEAGVNVWLVNTGWTGGPYGVGTRMKLKYTRAMINAALNGDLGLYDYDHYHIHSVFGVAQPRQCPGVPTEVLSPRTTWNDDEAYYKMAFKLANSFRNNFKQFESYASEEIRRGGPQRYAF, from the coding sequence ATGGTAAACCATACACAATCGACGAAATCGATTTCGTTAGAAAATTATGGCATTAAAAACGCTAAGGTTCATTATCAGCTAGAACCATCAAAGCTTCAAGAAATTACTTTAGAAAAAGGCATGGGAAAAGAAACTGCCAACGGTACTTTGGCAATAAGTACTGGTAAATTCACTGGCCGTTCTCCCGAAGATCGTTTTTTAGTTAAAGATAATTACACCGAAGATCGCATTTGGTGGGGCAAGTCTAATAAACCGATCTCTTCAGAACACTTCGATTTTCTACAAAGCGAAATCGAAAACTACTTAAGTGGTAAAGAAATCTATGCAAGGGATGGCTATGTGTGCGCGGATCCAAATTATAAAATGAACGTTAGAACCATTACTGAATACCCTTGGTCTAATATGTTTGTTTACAACATGTTTTTGAGACCTTCTGAAGAAGAGTTGAAAGATTTTAAAGAAGAATGGTTAGTGCTTTGTGCACCTGGTTACGAATGTCCAAACCCAGAAGCTCATGGTTTAAGGCAAGGAAACTTCTCTATTCTCAATTTTACAAAGAAAATTGCTCTTGTTGGTGGTTCTGCGTACACTGGTGAAATGAAGAAAGGTATCTTTACAGCCTTGAATTTTATCTTACCTGTTGAAAAAAACGTACTGCCAATGCATTGCTCAGCTAATGTTGGTGAAAACGGTGAAACTGCTATTTTCTTTGGTCTTTCTGGTACAGGAAAAACAACGCTATCTACAGATCATAGTAGAAGGTTAATTGGAGATGATGAGCATGGATGGACAGCAGAAAATACCGTATTTAACTTTGAAGGTGGTTGTTATGCTAAGGCCATTAATCTCTCGGAAGAACAAGAGCCAGAAATTTTTGGTGCCATTAAACCAGGCGCCTTGTTAGAAAATATTATTATGGATGACCAAGGTAATGTTGACTTTGCAGATACATCTATTACACAAAATACAAGGGTCAGTTATCCAATTTATCACATAGACAATATACAACAGCCTTCTATAGGCAAAAACCCTAAAAATATTTTCTTTTTAACCGCAGATGCCTTTGGTGTATTACCTCCAATTTCTAAGCTAACGCCAGCACAAGCTGCTTATCACTTTATATCTGGTTACACGGCAAAAGTTGCTGGTACCGAAGCAGGTGTGGTTGAACCACAGCCGTCGTTCTCTGCTTGTTTTGGTGCTCCTTTTATGCCACTGCACCCAGCAGAATATGCAGATATGCTCAGCAAAAAAATGAAAGAAGCTGGTGTAAATGTTTGGTTGGTAAATACTGGTTGGACAGGCGGCCCTTACGGAGTGGGCACACGTATGAAACTAAAATATACAAGAGCCATGATTAATGCCGCATTAAATGGTGATTTGGGTCTTTACGATTATGATCATTACCACATTCATTCTGTATTTGGTGTAGCTCAACCGAGACAATGTCCTGGTGTCCCAACAGAAGTGTTAAGTCCAAGAACAACTTGGAACGATGATGAGGCTTATTATAAAATGGCGTTTAAACTCGCCAACTCATTTAGAAATAATTTTAAACAATTTGAGTCTTACGCTTCAGAAGAAATAAGAAGAGGTGGGCCACAACGTTATGCATTTTAA
- a CDS encoding Lrp/AsnC ligand binding domain-containing protein codes for MKVSDKGIYIDGIDKKILRALMEDARTPILEIARNVGISGAAIHQRLKKLEKSGLLAGSKFIINPRVLGYNTMAFVGVYLDKAVSNPEAVKQLLRVPEVIECHYTTGEWSIFIKILSKDNEHLMHLLNTEIQAIKGVSRTETFISLQQQINRQIKI; via the coding sequence ATGAAAGTTAGTGACAAAGGAATTTACATAGACGGCATTGATAAAAAGATACTAAGAGCCTTAATGGAAGATGCCAGAACTCCAATTTTAGAAATTGCCAGAAATGTAGGTATTTCTGGTGCTGCCATTCATCAGCGTCTTAAAAAACTAGAAAAATCAGGTCTTTTAGCAGGCTCTAAGTTTATCATTAACCCTAGAGTTCTTGGGTATAATACTATGGCTTTTGTTGGTGTATACTTAGATAAAGCTGTGAGTAATCCTGAAGCTGTAAAACAGCTTCTGCGTGTACCAGAAGTTATAGAATGTCACTACACTACCGGAGAGTGGAGTATTTTTATAAAAATACTTTCTAAAGACAATGAACACTTAATGCATTTACTTAATACAGAAATACAGGCAATTAAAGGAGTGTCTCGGACTGAAACTTTTATTTCTCTACAACAACAGATTAATAGACAGATTAAAATCTAA
- a CDS encoding saccharopine dehydrogenase family protein, producing MRKILIIGAGKSSSYLIKYLLDKSQPENLEITIGDVNVENAEKLVGKNADVNIIHLDVFNSESRSKAVKDADIVISMLPARFHIEVAKDCITYKKHMVTASYVSKEMEALDDDAKANNLIFMNEIGVDPGIDHMSAMQVIDRIRDNGGKMILFESFTGGLVAPESDDNLWNYKFTWNPRNVVVAGQGGAAKFLQENQFKYIPYGRLFRRTEFLDIDGYGRFEAYANRDSLKYQHVYGLDHAHTLYRGTMRRVGFSRAWHVFVQLGMTDDSYTIDDSINMSYRDFVNAFLPYSPTDSVELKFRHALKIDQDDIVWDKFLELDLFSADKMVELDKATPAQILQKILMDSWTLDHEDKDMIVMYHKFGYELNGEKRQIDATMVVVGEDQTYTAMSKTVGLPVAMATLDILNGKIETPGVQIPISKEVYTPILEELKTYGVQFNEKKVPYLGYNLLNL from the coding sequence ATGCGAAAGATTTTAATCATTGGTGCAGGAAAATCCTCATCATACCTCATAAAATATTTACTAGATAAATCTCAGCCTGAAAACCTTGAAATTACTATTGGAGATGTCAACGTTGAAAATGCAGAAAAGCTTGTTGGAAAAAACGCTGATGTTAATATCATTCACTTAGATGTTTTTAATTCAGAATCTAGAAGTAAAGCTGTAAAAGATGCTGATATTGTAATTTCTATGTTGCCAGCACGTTTTCATATTGAAGTAGCCAAAGATTGTATTACTTATAAGAAACATATGGTTACGGCATCTTACGTGAGCAAAGAAATGGAAGCTTTGGATGATGATGCCAAAGCCAACAACCTTATTTTTATGAATGAAATAGGTGTAGATCCAGGTATTGACCACATGAGCGCCATGCAAGTCATTGATCGTATTAGAGATAATGGTGGTAAAATGATATTATTTGAATCTTTTACAGGAGGACTTGTAGCACCAGAAAGTGATGATAATCTGTGGAATTATAAGTTTACCTGGAATCCAAGAAATGTCGTTGTTGCGGGACAAGGCGGTGCTGCGAAATTTTTACAAGAAAATCAGTTTAAGTACATACCCTATGGTAGATTGTTTAGACGTACAGAGTTTTTAGATATTGATGGTTATGGTCGTTTTGAAGCCTATGCGAATAGAGACTCTTTAAAGTATCAGCATGTTTATGGCTTAGACCATGCGCATACATTATACAGGGGCACTATGAGACGAGTTGGTTTTAGTAGGGCGTGGCATGTTTTTGTACAACTTGGTATGACAGACGATAGCTATACTATAGACGATAGTATTAACATGAGCTATCGCGATTTTGTTAATGCGTTTTTACCATACAGCCCAACAGATTCTGTAGAGTTAAAGTTTAGGCATGCACTCAAAATTGACCAAGATGATATTGTTTGGGATAAGTTTTTAGAGCTCGATCTTTTTAGTGCTGATAAAATGGTAGAATTAGATAAAGCAACTCCAGCTCAAATTCTACAGAAAATTTTAATGGATAGCTGGACGCTAGACCATGAAGATAAGGACATGATAGTGATGTATCATAAATTTGGCTATGAGCTTAATGGTGAAAAGCGCCAAATAGATGCTACTATGGTTGTGGTTGGTGAAGATCAAACATATACTGCAATGTCTAAAACTGTGGGTTTACCAGTGGCCATGGCGACGTTAGATATTTTAAATGGAAAGATCGAAACGCCTGGTGTACAAATTCCTATCTCTAAAGAAGTTTATACACCTATTTTAGAAGAACTGAAAACTTATGGTGTTCAATTTAATGAGAAGAAAGTACCATATTTAGGGTATAACCTACTTAATCTTTAA
- a CDS encoding DUF423 domain-containing protein, which produces MNKKILITGSVLGILGIILGAFAAHGLEKLVDVNALNTFETGVRYQIYHAFFLLMLGGTSFVNLKFKKVIFYLILIGILFFSGSIYGLATNVLFSFDFKTIAMITPVGGLLLISAWVLLLIGIINNGPD; this is translated from the coding sequence ATGAACAAAAAAATATTAATTACAGGTTCAGTTTTAGGAATCTTAGGAATTATTCTGGGAGCCTTTGCAGCACATGGTTTAGAAAAATTGGTTGACGTTAATGCTCTAAATACATTTGAAACAGGGGTGCGCTATCAAATATATCATGCCTTTTTTCTTTTAATGTTGGGCGGAACTTCTTTTGTAAATCTTAAGTTTAAAAAGGTTATTTTTTATCTTATATTAATTGGTATTTTATTCTTTTCTGGTTCAATTTATGGATTGGCAACCAACGTATTGTTTAGTTTTGATTTTAAGACTATTGCAATGATTACACCTGTAGGCGGATTACTATTAATTAGTGCGTGGGTCTTATTGTTAATCGGTATTATAAACAATGGACCCGATTAA